One part of the Phycisphaeraceae bacterium genome encodes these proteins:
- a CDS encoding RimK family protein: protein MKPLLVVDHPKRWPITIPGADIVSSYQYLSDPQFAQGRGRKVFNLCRSFKYQALGYYVSLLAEARGHRPLPSIAAIQDLKLAPVIKLVSHELDELIQSNLKRIKSEAFELSVYFGHNLASGHDRLALAIFNAFPAPLLRAKFENDGRWRLVSVRIIGVSEIPESHRPFLIQQAENYLKRVPRKGKEAPAYKYDLAILYDPNDPMPCSDMAALKKFIAAGESIGIRSELIEKDSYGRIAEFDALFIRETTGVNHHTYRIARRAQSEGMVVIDDPQSILRCTNKVYLAETMARHRVATPRTLILSRDTALEGVRSLGFPCVLKLPDSAFSAGVKRIDTEHGIEAQLDEMFENTDMLIAQEYVPTDFDWRIGVLGGKPLFACRYGMAPDHWQIVKRDEGTVQTGGAETMFIEDAPEEVVKLAVRAANLMGDGLYGVDLKVVRGKPVVIEVNDNPNIDSEVEDAALGDELYNRIMQHFFWKLEAR from the coding sequence GCAGTTCGCGCAGGGGCGTGGACGGAAAGTATTCAACCTCTGTCGGTCGTTTAAATATCAGGCGCTTGGGTACTACGTCTCGCTGCTTGCCGAAGCACGCGGGCACAGGCCACTCCCGTCGATTGCTGCGATCCAGGATCTGAAGCTTGCGCCCGTGATCAAGCTCGTCTCGCATGAACTCGACGAACTCATCCAGTCGAATCTGAAGCGGATCAAGTCCGAAGCATTTGAACTCTCCGTATATTTCGGGCACAATCTTGCATCCGGCCACGATCGGTTGGCGCTTGCGATCTTCAATGCGTTCCCTGCGCCGCTGCTGCGCGCGAAGTTCGAGAACGACGGGCGCTGGCGGCTTGTTTCGGTGCGCATCATCGGTGTGTCAGAGATCCCGGAATCACACCGGCCGTTTCTGATTCAGCAGGCAGAGAACTATCTCAAGCGTGTGCCTCGCAAGGGGAAAGAAGCTCCCGCGTACAAGTACGATCTTGCAATCCTGTATGACCCGAATGATCCCATGCCATGTTCCGACATGGCTGCACTGAAGAAGTTCATTGCTGCCGGGGAATCCATCGGGATACGGAGCGAACTGATCGAGAAGGATTCGTACGGGCGCATCGCAGAGTTTGATGCGCTGTTTATCCGTGAAACAACAGGTGTCAATCACCACACCTACCGGATTGCACGAAGGGCGCAGTCCGAGGGGATGGTGGTGATTGATGATCCTCAGTCGATTCTCCGATGCACAAACAAAGTCTATCTTGCTGAAACCATGGCTCGGCACAGAGTGGCTACACCTCGCACGTTGATCCTCTCCAGAGACACAGCCCTTGAGGGGGTCCGTTCGCTTGGATTTCCATGTGTGCTCAAGCTGCCGGACAGCGCATTCTCAGCCGGCGTGAAACGCATTGATACAGAACACGGTATCGAAGCACAACTGGATGAGATGTTCGAGAACACTGATATGCTAATTGCTCAGGAGTACGTGCCCACAGACTTTGACTGGCGCATCGGCGTGCTCGGTGGAAAACCTCTCTTCGCGTGCAGGTACGGCATGGCACCAGATCACTGGCAAATTGTCAAGCGTGATGAGGGCACAGTGCAGACCGGCGGAGCTGAGACAATGTTCATCGAGGATGCTCCGGAAGAGGTTGTCAAACTTGCCGTTAGAGCTGCGAACCTGATGGGCGACGGGCTGTATGGTGTTGATCTGAAAGTCGTTCGTGGTAAGCCTGTTGTGATCGAAGTCAATGATAATCCAAACATCGATTCGGAAGTCGAGGATGCTGCACTCGGCGACGAACTGTACAACAGGATCATGCAGCACTTTTTCTGGAAGCTTGAAGCTCGATGA